A window of Malania oleifera isolate guangnan ecotype guangnan chromosome 2, ASM2987363v1, whole genome shotgun sequence genomic DNA:
ttcttttaatttatttatttgaaagATAAAAGTAAAGAATATATTGTGAAGTAAGAGaggggtttttattttttaaaaaagaagacaACAGAACAGAATGTGCTGTCCCAAGAAAGAAAGAGATTTACAAACAAACAGgcataaagaagaaaagaacataATGTGAAACATGTGGGCAATTTTGGAAATTTCATCATAAAATTTATTGTGAAGAAATTAAAGGGAATTGGGTCCTATGTTACGACATGGATAGCTCATAGCTCAATAAATCATAATTATATACAAAATATGTACTTCTCTCGGCCCCaatagagaggaaaagaaaaagaaaatacaaaagcaAAAGAAAAGAGTATGCGTTGTGATTCTTGTGAAGGTATGAATTTCAAAGCATCTGCTGCACTGCCACCCATCCAGGGGAAAAATGATCTCTTGACGTCTGTGAATAATATAATTAACTTCATTCAACCATCGTTCAAGTCGTTGTAGTATAGTGGTGAGTATTCCCGCCTGTCACGCGGGTGACCCGGGTTCGATCCCCGGCAACGgcgtatttcttattattttttgccCTTTTCCGCGAAAATTTGAATTAACTTCCGAGTCTTCAAGATACCGGCTTCAAAGAGGCTTTCACTTTTATGTAGGGTGATATTTTTCAAAGTAGTGTATGGTGACAATTAttgaagttaatttttttttaaaaaaataattgatatatatttatattatattttgtttaaatttatataatttaaagtttaaatagtCAAGTCATATAGTTCATcaatctttcaatgttatatcactcattcatctaagcattcttatTTTAACAACTTATCCAACATTCTGATCAATATAGTGTAATTGGTCTTATAGTTATTCTAtacaatttttcttttaattttaaagggaTTTCTTAATTTTACCTAACTTGCTATAACTCTATAAGTTAgatctttttcaattttttctttaatttgcataatagatttaatgtatcaaaatttataaattatatttatttcttcattatcaagtttaGTTTTGTCTCTTATATTCCTCTTgctattactaaaattacattttatataatccgtcttatttctatttatcctaaaacctctgttgactctatgagtctaattcaaatttgataataacaaatcacttgatatttgatatgtgcattgagtttgtgaacaaaaattatattaaacatgcacggaaggataacaagtaatggaagccatgaagattaaagtttacatatcttggcacaatccatagaactcaaagagtacgagaatcaagatgcaagcggtaaaattcaagaacgtcatgagaatgggtacttagaactcatgtatttacattttcatatgatttaatttgaggttcaacatatatcctagaatgactttaggactcatgcatttcatgaacatcattaagggacattcataaacttagaaatatttttaaaatcctggaaagtatttttataaaagacccaagaaggaaagcaaagcataattttaactagaaagaaaaaatttaggaaatgaccacttcagtagcctgaactcaaccttagtcgcctgaagacaccgtgttttggattatatttgactctggtattatatattttgtggttatgagattgTAATTTACACTTACTGctacctaggttccgctgtgtatgataggtgtgtccccgttacccaccgGTTCGAGTTGACTATGCTATCAGATATGTTTTATTACATGATTAGATAAGGAGTTCGttacatatatttttatcaaCTGGAGTCTATTAGCATGGTATAAGTATTTACGAGATCAAGAGTAGGTTTTAACCGATATTTTTTCAATTAGTAGTTCACATTCTAGCTTGCTAATCTTCTTAGCAATAAGTGATAACCCAAAGAAGTATTTAAATGGGAAGTCGACTTTCACGAATGTCTAGTTCTTCCTTAATGTTTTGCTTGATGTGGTTGGTTAATCCCAAAAAAAGATATTATTGGATTTGGAGTTGTTGTACTTAAGTCCATTCATTGGAGAGTACGTTTGATGCTGAAGTAAAATTTAGATCTCCCACAGCAAGAGTTCTAATTGAGCTTCTTATGAAGGCATACTTTTCTTTTTTATCTTGTGTGTATTTGTATGTAGCCTCTTACCGAATGATGTTAGATCCATCATGAAGAACCATTACACAACAGTAACCCTTAAATTCTAAATATATTCATTTGGTTGGTAAAGAAGTCAAGAAAGTAGGACACCTAGGACAAGAAAAATGATAGTGGAAGAATATGGTGATTTGAGCCCTTTGATTTTTCTAAAACACGTGTGAATTTTTTTAAGGTAGTGTTTGAAAAAATGAATTTCaaaccttaaatttggatttgattagattttgacaaattttaatacaattttattctacatcttattcaaattcaaaataattccAATCCAATAAATATCTGAGCATAGCGTAATAGAATTTTGATACCTATAATTTTGTAATTGTTAGTCATTTATGTTGGTTTGAAAGCACAGGTGTAACACACAAGTCGTCTTTAAATTGTTGGATATGCTCACcacactttttttattttttttaaaaagaagggcgacacctccatttatttattgataaaccctcacgtTTGGGAGAaaaataccgtgattacaagacaatcgatgggagaaacaaaagacaaaactaTAAAGACCTCCaaaaaaataacaccaacaaccAGTCAAAACAAAATTACAAGTCAaagcaaaataaaacaaaacaaggacctacaaaacaaatctcatgcaataaaacaaacaaaagataaacaacataaagtatAAACTGAAACTaacaggaaatcagctaaacataccttatataagccgtacccatcttctccggtttatacaacccattgataactctaaaaagttgactattatttgtaaacaaactattcctccctatATCACCTTGATGAGCCAAGACATCTACCACTTTGTTCCCTTCCCTATACCAATactttatcgaaaagtctactccctccagtagaccaatcagctgctcccaaaaatcccacaaataccacaaggagcacctactcgatcttatccaatttacaacaatattcgaatcacatttaatatcaatactagtatgacccAAATGCTCACCACTCATGACAAAAAATATCTTGAGTTTAATAATCATTTTAGTGAACTAAAAATGTAAAATCTATTCAAAATTATTGATTTCTATGAACTAACATACCCATATCGCCACTCTACTATTATTTGACATATTTCGCACTTATAAAATTTTTAGATGAATATGTAAGATTACATATCCAAAcaataagattttatttttatatagatACCTAAGTATTAATGTTTCACATgctaaataatttataaaatctatAATACTTTTATATCCAATATTAGTTTATGAACGCACAAATTAATTATTCCATTGACAACGCATGTGTACCAACTAGCTAGTAACATAATAAAATACACACCCATACCCAATACATAAAGTAATCACACTATTTGAAGTTTTAGATGACTTAATTGTCTATCCAAGTGACCTTCACTTGGATCTCACCATACTTTCCGAAAATACTCTTTGCGGATGTACCAGAGAGAGAAGTAGGAAATACAGCAGTGCCATTGGCAATCTCCTTACTAGAAATTGCCTCTCTGTCACGATTAAATAGTTCTGCTCGAACTGTGAGCTGGGAGGAGTTCAATGGCACTGCTACTGCGGATCTCAACAAGGGAATATCATTCCCTGGTCTTAGTTCAATGTCCTCATCCTCCGAAGTCTTCCGAAATAACGTACTTTCATTAGGAAACTTGTCACTACGAGCAGTAATCAATCCATAAACTTCAGTAGGATCTTTCTGATCTCCGTTTATGAGTGTAATCTCCACTGTGGCTTCCACTGCATTGCGTAACACTACATAGTTCACCGTCACTGAACCATTCTTACCTTCAACATCCTTCAACAAGGGCTTGTCATACGCATTTGTTGTAACGAAAACATTCCATGAGATTTGCCCATTGCTGATTTCATCATATGAGGGACCTCTGCATACGTCGATAAGATTGAAATCGATTATGAAGCTGTCGTAGGCTGAGATGGGTCGAGCTGGTCCCGTCAATAAAATAGTATCGCCTGTATAAATGGATTCAGGATCCTCCCTTGTTTTGTTATAAATGTATTGACAACTCAGTCCATCAGTCACTGTGACCATGCCGCAGAGGCCGACTTGATCTCCATAGCCAGTGTTGATGCGCACAGAGAACACTTCCACTAGCGGTACTCCATAAAGTTCATCTCCGTCATTCATAGCCATACGAGGAACCCTTCTAAGTGATTGAACCCTTGAGACACAATCCTTTAAGATGCCAAGTGCAGCAGCTGCTTGCTCAGCTGTATGTATTTCAAGATAATTAGGGTCTGGAAGTCGAAAATAATACAAATCAGGGTCCATGTCAGCGCGCAGTAGTCTCCCAGAAAGGTTTCCCCATTTCCGCACCAAGCTCTGAAACGAGGAAGAGAATGGTAATGACTCGTCACAATTTGCAGAGAAGTAATCACTAAGATGTTCAAATCTTATTGCTTCATTGATCATGATAATTACATTCAGTAGCGACCGCGCTCTTTGCCGCCCTTCGTCGGTGTTAAGATTGCCCACGGCCATTCGGAGGTCATTCCAACTTACTCTTACGTCTTCCCAACTTCGGTTAGCAGCGCTCAGCAGGGCTTTGTAGTTGCCGCTGAAGCCTAGAAGTGTGGATCCAGGAATGAGACGTTGAATGTTTCCCTCGTCATCAGTTTCTGTGAACTCGTACCATTCTTGACCATTCTCCATCCTATAGCCAACCAAGTATAGGTTGTCTCCTCGCATAAAAAACCTAACAGCGTAATCTTCTCCAGTTCGCAGTATGACTTCAAACCATCTACTTGGGGTTCGTGTTTCAGGGGGGAGCACGGGACGATTGTGCGAAAATCTCACTCCCAATCGTCTGCGCAAGTCTTTAATGAAACTTTTATACGTTGGCCAATGTCTGGTGGGCCGGTTTGAAAGGTCGAGCTCCACTGTGAACTCTGGATCTACCATTCTCTTAGCTGCAAGCTGTTGATTGATAAACTTTTTGAGTATTTAGCTCCTATGATGAGAAGAGAAGAACTTGTACAAAAGGTAAAGAATAAGAAAATCTATTGTGTAAAAGTACATAAAAGACGTCTCAAAAAGTGGAGACTCGCTATGTCCTTATAGGACGAAAATCTCCTTAATGCATACCAATATAGGACTTGATAAGCTTCTTGTTTGATTTCTTATGCCCAATGTAGTCCACATGTTTATATATGCCCTATCCACATGCATGGTAGTAAATGGTCTCCGATATCAAATGTAATAGTTTAATTTAGCCCACCTTTAATGAAGTGTTGCTTGTTTTGACATATTAGTTTTTACAGTTTTTGTCACATGAAAAACATCTCAAAAGACTTGAGACCTAATCCGTCTTTGTGCCATCGAACTCTCTCTTGCATATGCTCGAATTGAAAGCTTGATAGGATAAGACACTGCAGCCATAGAGCTTCAAATCATTTCACGTTCTCAAGACCTTTTTTTTCCCCACATCGTACTTATAATAGGGAAATTTTTCTTCTATAAGAATGAATTAGGCATCTATCTTATGAAGCACATATTTTTTTATATCATGAAATTATGAGATTTAATGgacaaaaacaaataataattcaATAGAGTTGGGCAAAATGGTTACATTTAGTAGCAGAACAGAAAGTTAGTCACACCAAACattcaacattttttttgaaGGTCATGACCCTAAATATAAACTTGATGAGACACCTTTTACGAAACCAAATCATGCATGATGTCAAAGGGAATAGTACATACATACACGCctacacacacacagatatatatatatatatatatatatatatatatatataaaattgtagaTAGTATAATTTGTTAATTATATTCTACAACATTGTAGCATTTATTATTTCTAAATATACAATAGATAATATGAATATAATGATATAGAATTAATTTAATATATGATATAGCAAATTCTATATATTTCCTATCTTGAATTTCACTTTAAAAATAacttaaaacaaaaatatattttgaaaatatattttttggctCATGTAATCAAAATATGCCTACATCATAAAtagtaccttttttttttttttttgataatgtcGGAACTCTAGCCCCCGACAAGTTCTTTGGACTTCCCGATGCGACACCAAAACCATGGgatggaaatgttttattttttgtCATGTAATTCAGTTCATTATAAGTCTATaattgataaaaataataaaaaacaaaaaaaaaaagaacaaaaaccAAGGTTATTTATTTGTGTATTGAATTTTTGTTGCATCAAAGTTTTTATTGTTTTGCACAATAATGCCCTAGTTCACTTTTACTTTTTTTAGTTTAATGTTTTGTTTAAAGAGGATATTTAGAAGAATAAAAATGCTCAAAAAGATATATTAGGACCCTATTTGGAACTTAGAAAATGTTTGGTAAGGAAAAGAAAAGTatgaaaaaattcattttttcaagtttggttattaagaaaagtaagaaagaaacaaaaaatatatcaaatcaatgaacaaaattatgatttacacatcatttacatttaatttttcttaatttttaaaattattttaaaataaattttcatttttagtaaggtatagagagaaaatataataaaaaatacatttcattcttattttcgaatccttttcttttctcaaccaaaatccttgatccaaatgaGCTTTAAAGCAAGAAGGTGAATCCTCTTTATACATGTACTGATCATTGAACATACAAGATGTGtgcaatatatattatttatcttCTTTATTCGACTAAAATTTTTACAGagttacttttttaaaaaataaaaatagatgtCGAAATGGTCGAATCACCTTAATATTATATGTGCACACACATATTAAAATGTTTTATCTTCATTCACATATTTATAATTAAAACAACATTCTACATGGTGACAGTTTGCTAAATTAAAAGATTTATAGATAATTGCATGTGcacatgtttttttttcttttattctcttttcttttttggcACGAACTCAACAAccgaaaaataattttaaaaataaagaagaaaaagaaggtatGATAGAAAGAGGAGGTGATGTTGTTGTTAATTGTACAAAGAATTATAATCTCTTTATAttgtaattcaatttttttttatataaaatcatgAAATTATTAAGATAGGCTAAACAATCACATCATATTTTGAcaattgatgaaaaaaaaaaaaaagaaggacgGAATCACTAGTGTGACACAATTTAGATTATTCAAAGAAATATAAATCTAATGGCTGAGGGTGCACCACgtgttcaaaaaaataaataaatatataaaactaacatattgttttttttttcctctctttatctttctctttctcttctctttttcccctctctctctcctctcccgcAGGCTCCCTTTCTTTTCCATTCTTTCTTCTCTCCTTCCCCTCCTACATGCACCAACTCTGTTTctcctatttctctctctctcttctttttcctttcttttcttttttctccttCTCCAAATCCTAAGGGGAATTTTAAGAACGGACTAAACTTCTCTAACGATAAGTTTCTGTAATGAACCCACTTGAAATGGAATCAACTCAACACAATTTGTAATGAACCCACATGAGTGATAATTCCTTGATTGAATGAATTACTTGTAAGGGAACGAAATTACAGAGATAAACTGAATTGAATACCTCAATGCATACAAAGAAATGGAAATAAGAAAGAACAGGTTGGCTGGTTCGAGAGAGCCACTCTCTAGAAACagaaaaacaaattgattccCAATTTTCTACTCCCCTGTATTCCCGCTGACCCCTAGCTTTATACATAACAAACTCTAACTACTATTCTGGAAATACCCCATGTGCTCTACTGCAGTTCGGCCCAGCACCCAGCCCTGCCATGCCTCGGCCCAGGACGACTCGGGCTGCGAAGAGCTGACCCGCAAGTGGCCGACCCGCCCAAGCTCCCCACTCGGTTTAGCTTCTTCTACCAACCTCAGCCGAGCTCCCTTGCGCCTTCTTCTGCCAACCTCAGCTCCGGACTCTCAGTTCGAGCTCCCCTACGCCCACTTCTGCCAACCTCAGCTCTGAACCCTCAGTCCGAGCTCCCCTGCACCCAGTCAGTTCGTCCGAACTCCTCAAGCCCTCTGTTCGAGCTCCCCTGTAACGAACCGCCTCTTCCGAGCCCTTCAACCTACTCTGCATCTTCAATCTGATGATTAGCTCGGACCCTTTCTGTTCGAGCTCCCCTGTAGCTAACCACCTCATCCGAGCCCTTCGATCTGCTCAGATCCCCTTATGGTCGGTATCTCCGACCTTATTCATGACAATACCCTCCCCTTCAGAGCACCTTGCCCACAAGGTGAGGGAATTTCTCCTTCATCATGTGGTACCATTCCCATGTCGCCTCTTCCTTCTCCTGTCCCTCCCACCGAACTAGTATCTCTGTTGCTGGAAGGTTCCCCCTTTTTTTCATACGCCATTCTAAGATCTCTTTCGACTCTGGGCTGAGGGTTCCATGGGAATCTGTGGGGGGAAGCCGTGGGTTTACCCGAGCAGATGCCCCAAGATGTGGCTTGAGCTGAGATACATGAAAAACCAGATGGATTTGGGTTTCCTCTAGGAGTTCCAGTCGGTGGGCTACTTCTCCAATTTTTTGTACCACCCGAAAGGGTCCGTAGAATCTTGGTGACAATTTCAAGCTCCGCCGAACTGCTACGGTTGTTTGTCGGTAAGGTTGGAGTCGAAGGTACACCCAGTCGCCTACTGAAAACTTTCGTTCCCTTCTCTTTAGGTCAGCATACTTTTTCATTCGCTGCTGCGCTTGTTGCAAATTATGTTTAAGGAGATCTAGGGTGACCTCCCTATCCCTGAGGTACTCATCTACCATTGCCACCTTGGTGGTCCCCGGGATATAGCTGATCAGGGATGGTGGTGGTACACCATACACAATCTGGAAGGGGGTAGTTTTCGCCGAGGTGTGGTAAGATGTATTGTACCAATATTCAGCTAATGGTAAGTGCTTCACCCAATTTTTTGGCATATCTCCCACAAAACACCTAAGGTATCCTTCCAAGCACTTGTTCACCACCTCTGTTTGGCCGTCCGTCTGTGGATGATAAGCCGTACTAAATTTCAGTTGGACTCCTTGTAGACTAAAGAGTTTTTTCCAGACTTTACTTAAAAATGTGGTTCCCCTGTCGGAGATAATTGATCTTGGCATGCCATGTAACTTGAAAATGTTCTGAATGAAACTCTGTGCTACTTGACTTGCCGTGTATGGATGACTTAGAGGTAGGAAATTAGCATACTTAGAGAGCCGGTCTACCACGACTAAAATGACATCTTTTCCATGTGAAGGGGGTAAACCTTCTATGAAATCCATGCTGAGATCTGTCCACACCTCTCCTGGAATAGGAAGTGGCTGTAGTAAGCCTGTCGGGTAAGTATTTTCTCCTTTCATTTTCTGACAAATGGGGCATTCCTTGATGAACTGCTTAacttctctcttcatgccacatCAATAGAAATCTCTTCTGGCTCTTTGGATTGTCTTTTCATATCCCTCATGTCCTGCTACTGCATTGCCATGAACTGTTTGTAACACTTGTTGCTTGATCTGTTCGTTTCGGCCTATAAACAGCTTACCCTTATAAAATAATAATCCATCCCTCAGAGTGAACCCTTCTACTGGTGTGCTCGAATGGATTTGTTGCTGGACATTTTGTATTTCAGCGTCATCAGCATATGAGGCTTTTAAATCTTCGATCCACCCAAGCGTGGGGATAGAAATAACCATTATACTCGCCTCATTGTTTGTTGCGTGATCGTCTGTTGGGTTGAGGGTGTCACCTTCTGAATCTTTTCTAGACAGAGCATCTGCTACTCGATTTTCTTGCACCCTTTTGTACTGTACTATGAAATCATATCCTAGTAGTTTAGTGATCCACTTCTGTTGCACAGGAGTACCCATTCTTTGTTCCAACATGAATTTTAAACTCTGTTGATCTGTTTTGACAATGAATGGCAGCCTTAAGATATATGGTCTACATTTCTTAATTACTGTCACTAAAGCTACCAATTCTTTCTCATAGGTTGACATGAGAAGAGTTCTGCCCTTCAGGGCTTGACTGAAGTATGCTATGGGCTGCCCTTGTTGCATGAGTACGGCCCCAATCCCCTTGTCTGATGCATCACATTCAATTGTGAATTTCTTCGTGAAGTCTGGTAGGGCTAGAACAGGGGGAGTAGACATGGCCTCCTTTAACTCCCTAAAAGCCTTCTCAGCTTCCTCGTTCCATTGGAACCCATTTTTCTTAAGTAAATTGGTCAGAGGTGCGGCTATGGCTCCATACCCCTTAATGAATCTCCTGTTATACCCGGTCAGACCTAGGAACCCTCTTAGAGCCTTGAGAGTCTTAGGTGAAGGCCAGTCAATCATAGCTTGTAATTTGTAGGGATCTGCTCTCACCCCCCTACCCAATACCAAATGTCCTAGATACTCCACCTCTCGACAGCCAAATTTACATTCACTTCTTTTGGCAAACAGTTGTTGATCAAGTAGAATTTGTAAGGTCGTTCTTAGGTGGTTGAGGCGTTCTTCCATAGATTTGCTGTACACTAGAATGTCATCAAAGAAAACCAGAATGAATTTTCTAAGATGTGGTTGGAATACCTCATTCATCAA
This region includes:
- the LOC131148450 gene encoding 60 kDa jasmonate-induced protein-like, translating into MVDPEFTVELDLSNRPTRHWPTYKSFIKDLRRRLGVRFSHNRPVLPPETRTPSRWFEVILRTGEDYAVRFFMRGDNLYLVGYRMENGQEWYEFTETDDEGNIQRLIPGSTLLGFSGNYKALLSAANRSWEDVRVSWNDLRMAVGNLNTDEGRQRARSLLNVIIMINEAIRFEHLSDYFSANCDESLPFSSSFQSLVRKWGNLSGRLLRADMDPDLYYFRLPDPNYLEIHTAEQAAAALGILKDCVSRVQSLRRVPRMAMNDGDELYGVPLVEVFSVRINTGYGDQVGLCGMVTVTDGLSCQYIYNKTREDPESIYTGDTILLTGPARPISAYDSFIIDFNLIDVCRGPSYDEISNGQISWNVFVTTNAYDKPLLKDVEGKNGSVTVNYVVLRNAVEATVEITLINGDQKDPTEVYGLITARSDKFPNESTLFRKTSEDEDIELRPGNDIPLLRSAVAVPLNSSQLTVRAELFNRDREAISSKEIANGTAVFPTSLSGTSAKSIFGKYGEIQVKVTWIDN